Within Thermus sp. CCB_US3_UF1, the genomic segment AAGCCGCTCCCCCTTGAGGTAACGCAAGCGGAACCCTTCCCCCATGGGGTGGAGGACCTGGAGGGTGCCGTCGGAATAGGCGTAGCTACCCCCCCCTGGGGGCAGGACCTGGGCCGAGGCCAGGGCCAGGACGAAGACCAGAAAAAGGAGGCCCCGCAAGGCGGCTACTCCACCTCCCCCAGCTCGTGCCCCCGCCGGGTGGCCGCCTCCACCGCCTCGTAGAAGGCGGCGCGGAGGGCGCGGGCCTCGAGGGCGTGGAGGCCGTGGATGGTGGTCCCCCCGGGGCTGGCCACCTCGTCCTTGAGCTGCCCAGGGTGCCGGTCCTTGAGGAGCTCCCCCGTGGCCGCCAGGGCCTCGGCCGCCAGGCGCAGGGCCAAGGCCCGGGGCATTCCCATCTTCACCCCGGCGTCCGCCAGGGCCTCGGCCACCACCGCCAGGTAGGCGGGGGCAGAGGCGGACATGGCGGTAAAGGGATCAAAAAGGTGCTCGGGAATCTCGTACACATCCCCCACGGTGGCAAAAAGGGCCCGGGCGAACTCCAAATCCCCTGCTTGCCGCGCCTCCCTAAGGGCGGTGAGGGCGGTGGAGCTTTCCCCGATGGCCGCGGCCACGTTGGGCATGGCCCGCACCACCCGGCGGTTATCCAGCCGGCGGGCCAAGACCGCGGTGGACACCCCCGCCATGATGGAGATGTACCCCACCCCGGGGAAAGCCGCGTCTGGGGCCAGATGGGGGAAGTCCCGGGGCTGGACGGCCAGGAGGATGCGCTCCGCCTCGGGCAGGTCCTTCCAGGCCAAAGGGCGGATGCCGAAGGCCTGGGCCAGCTCCCGGGTGCGCTCCGGGGTGCGCCCCACCACCCCCACCTCCTCCGGTCGTAAAAACCCCCGGCCCAAGGCCCCCTTGAGGATGCTGCGGCCCATCTTGCCCAGGCCCAGGAACACCAGCTTCATACACCAGAGTTTACCCTGCGCAGGCAGAGGTAATAAAACCCGTCCAAACCGCCCTGGGGGGCCACGTAGACCCCAACCCCCTCCTTGAGCACCGGCAACGGGCAGGGAACGGGTTCGGGGCGGAAATGGGGGTGCCGGGCCAAAAAAGCCCGGGCCACCCCTTCGCCCTCCTCCTCGGTGAGGCTGCAGACGGCATAGACCAGCCTTCCCCCTTCCTCGGTGGCCTGGGCCGCCGTCTCCAGGAGCCTGAGTTGGAGCTCGGCCATGCGGGCGGGGTCCCCAGGGGCAAGGCGGTAGCGCAGCTCCGGATGGGTACGGAAGGTCCCGGTACCGGTGCAGGGGGCATCCAGGAGGACCTTTGGGGCCTTTTGCGGCAGGGGAAGGGTGAGGTCCTGGGTACGGTAGGCCACCCGGAGGCCCAGCCTGGCCGCCGTCTTCCGCCCGGCCTCCTGCCGCTTGGGGTTCAGGTCGTAGGAGACCACCTCAGCCCCCTTGGCCGCCAGGTAAAAGGCCTTGAGGCCCGCCCCGCCGCAAAGGTCCAGGACCTTTTCCCCAGGCCTAGGGTCAAGGAGCTGCGCGGCCAAGAGGGAGGCGGGGTTTTGCGGCTGCAGGCCTTGGGCGGAAAAATCCGTCTTGGGCCCTTCCCAAAGGTAACTGTCGGGAAGGGGTCCCGGCTTCAGGCCGGCCACGGGCCGGTAGGCGGTGAGGAATAGGGGGGCAGGCTCGTTGAAGCCTTGGGCGAAGTCCAGGCCGCCGTAAAAACCCCGCCAGGCCTGGCAAAGCCATTCGGGCAGGGAAAGGCCCACGCACTCCGGGGCCTCCCGGGGCTGCAGGCGGCGCAGGACGGCGTTCACCAGGCCGGCCAAGCGGGGGGCCACCCCCTTGGCCTCTTCCACCCAGGGGCTTACCCGGGCGTGGTCCGGCTTGCCGAGAAGCCACTCCAAGGCTCCCAGGCGGAGGATCCAGCGCACCCCTGGGGGTAGATCCTGGGGTCGCTCCATCCAGGGCTCCAGGAGGAAGTCCAGAAGCCGCAGGCGCCGCAAGGCCCCGTAGACCAGGTGGGTGGTGTAGGCCTTGTCCCGCTCCGGCCAGTCCAGCCGGTCCAAGGCCCGGTCCAAAAGGAGCTGGGCCCTGCCCCCCCGGTCCACCTCCAGGAGAAGGGCCAGGGCCAAGGCCCTGGGGTTCTTCGCCTTCAAGACTCCAGGGGATGAGCCTTGATGCTGAACTTGAGGGCGGTTCGCTCCTCGTTCTCCAGGTCCAGCTTCACAAAGGCGGGCTTGACCACCAGGTCCAGGTTGTCGGGGGCGATGTAGCCGCGGGCGATGGCGATGGCCTTCACCGCCTGGTTGACCGCCTGGGGCCCGATGGCCTGCACCTCTACCTCCCCCTTGGTGCGCAAAAGCGCGGCGATGGCACCGGCCACGGAGTTGGGGCGGGACTTGGAAGAGACGCGCAACGTTTCCACTTTGACCTCCCGAAAGCTTTAGGCCACCCCGTCTTGAGGGAACATGGGCGGCTTCAGGCCCATGCTAGGGCAAAAGGAAGCCCAGCGCAACTAGGCGGCCTGAACCCGCTCCTCCAGCCCCTTGAGGAGGCTTTCCACGTTTTCCTGCATCAGCTTCTGCACCAGCTTCTGCAGAAGCCCGCCAAAGATGGGGATGGTGAGCTCGTAGGTGAGGGTGAGGACCACCCGGGTTCCCTCCCCTTCGGGCAGGAAGACCCAGGTACCCTCGTAACGGTCAAAATCCCCCTCGGGGGAGAAGAAGCGGTTTTTCAGGTTCTGGTCGTCCCACTCCTCCTCCTCCAGCCAGCGGACCTTCTTGCCCATGGCCACCGCCACCCATTCGCTCCGGGTACGGTTGCCCTCCTGGGCCAGGACCTTCAGGCTCTCCACCTCCTTCAGGTAGGGCTTGAGCCCCTCCAGGTCCTTGGCCAGGGCGTACACCTTCTTGGGGGAAGCTGGGATGAAGCGTTCCGCGCGCACCTCGGGCATGGG encodes:
- a CDS encoding RsmB/NOP family class I SAM-dependent RNA methyltransferase, yielding MKAKNPRALALALLLEVDRGGRAQLLLDRALDRLDWPERDKAYTTHLVYGALRRLRLLDFLLEPWMERPQDLPPGVRWILRLGALEWLLGKPDHARVSPWVEEAKGVAPRLAGLVNAVLRRLQPREAPECVGLSLPEWLCQAWRGFYGGLDFAQGFNEPAPLFLTAYRPVAGLKPGPLPDSYLWEGPKTDFSAQGLQPQNPASLLAAQLLDPRPGEKVLDLCGGAGLKAFYLAAKGAEVVSYDLNPKRQEAGRKTAARLGLRVAYRTQDLTLPLPQKAPKVLLDAPCTGTGTFRTHPELRYRLAPGDPARMAELQLRLLETAAQATEEGGRLVYAVCSLTEEEGEGVARAFLARHPHFRPEPVPCPLPVLKEGVGVYVAPQGGLDGFYYLCLRRVNSGV
- a CDS encoding stage V sporulation protein S encodes the protein METLRVSSKSRPNSVAGAIAALLRTKGEVEVQAIGPQAVNQAVKAIAIARGYIAPDNLDLVVKPAFVKLDLENEERTALKFSIKAHPLES
- the proC gene encoding pyrroline-5-carboxylate reductase, encoding MKLVFLGLGKMGRSILKGALGRGFLRPEEVGVVGRTPERTRELAQAFGIRPLAWKDLPEAERILLAVQPRDFPHLAPDAAFPGVGYISIMAGVSTAVLARRLDNRRVVRAMPNVAAAIGESSTALTALREARQAGDLEFARALFATVGDVYEIPEHLFDPFTAMSASAPAYLAVVAEALADAGVKMGMPRALALRLAAEALAATGELLKDRHPGQLKDEVASPGGTTIHGLHALEARALRAAFYEAVEAATRRGHELGEVE
- a CDS encoding type II toxin-antitoxin system RatA family toxin, with product MPEVRAERFIPASPKKVYALAKDLEGLKPYLKEVESLKVLAQEGNRTRSEWVAVAMGKKVRWLEEEEWDDQNLKNRFFSPEGDFDRYEGTWVFLPEGEGTRVVLTLTYELTIPIFGGLLQKLVQKLMQENVESLLKGLEERVQAA